The following proteins come from a genomic window of Halictus rubicundus isolate RS-2024b chromosome 8, iyHalRubi1_principal, whole genome shotgun sequence:
- the Dcx-emap gene encoding doublecortin-domain-containing echinoderm-microtubule-associated protein isoform X1: MIAAENQPSLRAGSRLGQYEEVAGDGSVGGGSEGGGGPATTTSKPGVMTKEEQEAPRNESSPKETVGVAATVTTPSGVATATSGNVTTTTSTVTPTTMPGGGARSDDDQEEEEAEEAEEEEIEEEEDDEDGVEVEGGAAHEAVGGGLLSSEGGGGGGMAGFWRQSRPSSPRMPPPEQPEHRPKSRHEPAPARYNNLGYWRARRVTFYKNGDPYFPGIEFRFKPGRDIGSLEALLDRLSLRMDLPRGARHIFSMDGDRKLTLDELEDGASYVVSSYKTFKPASYGKKNNTWYTSPSGGGSRGGAGVGGSVGGWQSRPPAVASLSRKASITDEAPPPGGGKPSSGRVIRIVNNHDHTVQCRVLLNLRTSQPFEEVLEDLGQVLKMNGAKRMFTVSGQEVRSFSQLRNEFADVDTFYLGTGSGIGIVGTVTASPARRSRSRGPPTVVEDIGRQRRARSKSRPRALYAPDSDVVRVNDYSVVEVLRDEPARVTIRGLRRSFYPPSHLPPVDNSPPDKKLQLEWVYGYRGTDTRRNLWVLPSGELLYYVAAVAVLFDREENAQRHYVGHTEDITCMEVHPSRELVASGQKAGRHRKAQPHVRIWSTETLLTLYVFGMTEFQMGVSALAFSQLNGGSYVLAVDAGREAILSVWQWQWGHLLGKVATMQEDLTGAAFHPLDDNLLITHGRGHLTFWNRRKDGFFERTDIIKPPSRTHVTSIQFEQDGDVVTADSDGFITVYSVDADGAYFVRMEFEAHNKGISSLVMLSEGTLLSGGEKDRKIAAWDSLQNYKRITDTKLPEAVGGVRSIYPQRPGRNDGNIYVGTTRNNILEGSLQRRFNQVVFGHGRQLWGLAVHPDDEVFATAGHDKNIALWRRHKLLWTTQVGFECICIAFHPFGVALAAGSSEGHLLVLAADTGTAVATLRVCGSPLSCIGYNPTGEIVAMGSQNGSVYLFRVSRDGFSYKKSNKIRGTQPLVQLDWSSDSRFLQTVTQDYDLVFWDVKALSSEKSPLVMKDVKWYTHNCMVGYMVSGMWNNRYYPLTTVLTTSSRSAAHDMLVSGDAEGYLRLFRYPCTSAKAEYVEEKVYSSLVACARFLYNDQNVVTVGGTDAALMLWELVDE, encoded by the exons ATGATCGCCGCTGAAAATCAGCCGAGTTTGCGTGCCGGCTCCAGGCTGGGGCAGTACGAGGAGGTAGCGGGCGACGGAAGCGTGGGTGGCGGCAGCGAGGGTGGTGGAGGCCCTGCAACCACTACCTCGAAGccag GTGTGATGACCAAAGAGGAGCAGGAGGCGCCACGAAACGAAAGCTCCCCGAAAGAAACGGTCGGCGTAGCGGCAACAGTAACTACACCTAGCGGCGTCGCGACGGCGACGTCGGGCAACGTGACCACGACGACGAGCACCGTGACGCCGACGACGATGCCTGGCGGAGGCGCTCGCAGCGACGACGaccaggaggaggaggaggctgaggaggccgaggaggaggagatcgaggaggaggaggacgacgaGGATGGGGTTGAAGTCGAGGGTGGGGCGGCGCATGAGGCGGTCGGCGGCGGTCTTCTGTCGAGCGAAGGTGGGGGTGGAGGCGGCATGGCCGGCTTCTGGAGGCAGAGCAGACCCTCCAGTCCCCGCATGCCGCCTCCGGAGCAGCCGGAGCACAGGCCTAAGAGCCGACACGAGCCGGCGCCCGCGAGATACAACAACCTCGGCTACTGGAGGGCCAGGCGAGTCACCTTCTACAAGAATGGCGACCCGTATTTCCCCGGCATCGAGTTCAG GTTCAAGCCGGGAAGGGACATCGGTTCCCTGGAGGCCCTCCTGGACAGGCTGTCTCTCCGAATGGATCTGCCCAGAGGTGCGCGACACATCTTCTCCATGGACGGCGACAGGAAGCTCACGCTCGACGAGCTCGAGGACGGCGCTTCTTACGTCGTGTCCAGCTACAAAACGTTCAAG CCGGCCAGCTACGGAAAGAAGAACAACACCTGGTACACCAGTCCAAGTGGCGGAGGAAGCAGGGGTGGAGCAGGTGTCGGAGGCAGTGTCGGAGGCTGGCAGAGCAGACCACCTGCGGTGGCGAGTCTCAGCAGGAAAGCTTCCATCACCGACGAAGCACCACCCCCGGGGGGCGGAAAACCTTCCTCCGGACGCGTCATACGAATCGTCAACAACCACGACCACACCGTCCAG TGCCGCGTCTTGTTGAACCTCCGCACCTCGCAGCCATTCGAGGAGGTACTGGAGGACCTTGGACAGGTGCTGAAGATGAATGGGGCCAAGAGGATGTTCACAGTTTCAGGTCAAGAG GTGAGGAGCTTCTCCCAGCTGAGGAACGAGTTCGCGGACGTGGACACGTTCTACCTGGGTACGGGATCCGGAATAGGTATAGTTGGCACGGTGACAGCGTCTCCAGCTAGGAGATCGAGGTCGAGGGGACCTCCCACCGTGGTGGAGGACATAGGCCGTCAACGACGCGCTCGCAGCAAGAGCAGACCCCGGGCTTTGTACGCCCCTGACTCCGACGTCGTCCGAGTAAACG ATTACAGCGTGGTGGAGGTGTTGCGCGACGAGCCGGCCCGAGTGACGATCAGGGGGCTCAGACGATCGTTTTATCCACCATCGCACCTACCACCGGTGGATAACTCGCCGCCGGATAAGAAGCTGCAGCTCGAGTGGGTTTACGGGTATCGGGGGACCGATACGCGAAGAAATCTCTGGGTCCTGCCCAGCGGAGAGCTCCTCTATTACGTCGCTGCCGTGGCTGTTCTCTTCGACAGAGAGGAAAATGCACAACGGCACTACGTCGGCCACACGGAGGACATCACCTGCATGGAG GTTCACCCGAGCAGAGAGCTGGTGGCGTCGGGACAAAAAGCCGGCAGACACAGGAAAGCGCAGCCACACGTTCGCATATGGTCGACAGAGACCCTGCTTACCCTTTACGTGTTCGGGATGACTGAGTTCCAGATGGGCGTCTCGGCGTTGGCGTTTTCGCAGCTG AATGGGGGCAGTTACGTGTTGGCGGTCGACGCTGGCAGGGAGGCGATACTCTCGGTGTGGCAGTGGCAGTGGGGACATTTGTTGGGCAAAGTGGCG ACTATGCAAGAGGACCTGACCGGAGCTGCGTTTCATCCTCTTGACGATAATCTCTTGATCACGCACGGTCGGGGACACCTGACCTTCTGGAACCGGAGGAAAGATGGGTTCTTTGAGAGGACCGATATTATTAAACCA CCGTCCCGTACCCACGTGACGAGCATCCAGTTCGAGCAGGACGGAGACGTCGTGACGGCGGACAGCGACGGTTTCATCACCGTCTACTCGGTGGATGCTGACGGCGCCTATTTCGTTCGAATGGAGTTCGAAGCGCACAACAAGGGCATCAGCTCCCTCGTCATGTTGTCAGAAGGCACTCTGCTCTCTggcggagaaaaggaccgcaaaATTGCAGCGTGGGATTCTCTGCAGAATTATAAACGCATCACCGACACGAAG CTACCGGAAGCTGTAGGCGGTGTCCGTAGCATCTATCCCCAGCGACCTGGACGGAACGATGGAAACATATACGTGGGAACCACGAGGAACAATATTCTGGAAGGTTCTCTTCAGAGAAGATTCAACCAGGTTGTCTTCGGCCATGGTAGACAGCTGTGGGGACTCGCTGTGCATCCTGATGACGAGGTGTTCGCCACAGCTGGTCACGACAAGAATATTGCTTTGTGGAGGAGGCACAAGCTTCTGTGGACGACGCAG GTGGGTTTCGAATGCATCTGCATAGCATTCCATCCCTTCGGAGTGGCCCTAGCTGCCGGATCCTCCGAGGGCCACCTTCTGGTCCTCGCAGCAGATACTGGAACTGCTGTAGCTACCCTCAGAGTTTGCGGATCACCGTTGTCCTGCATCGGCTACAATCCAA CCGGAGAGATAGTGGCAATGGGATCTCAGAACGGCAGCGTGTACCTCTTCAGAGTGTCCAGAGACGGGTTCTCGTACAAGAAGAGCAACAAAATCCGGGGAACGCAGCCGCTGGTCCAATTAGACTGGAGTTCGGACAGCAGGTTCCTTCAGACTGTCACTCAGGACTACGACCTAGTATTCT GGGACGTGAAAGCTTTATCTTCGGAAAAGAGTCCGCTGGTCATGAAGGACGTGAAGTGGTACACCCACAATTGCATGGTGGGCTACATGGTGTCTG GAATGTGGAACAATCGTTACTACCCCCTAACAACCGTGCTAACGACGTCGAGCAGATCAGCGGCGCACGATATGCTGGTCAGCGGGGACGCAGAGGGCTACCTGAGACTGTTCAGGTACCCTTGCACCAGCGCAAAAGCCGAGTACGTCGAAGAGAAGGTGTACAGCTCGCTGGTGGCTTGCGCCAGGTTTCTCTACAACGATCAGAACGTGGTCACCGTCGGTGGAACCGACGCCGCGCTGATGCTCTGGGAGCTggtcgacgaataa
- the Nsun5 gene encoding nop2/Sun-like domain containing protein 5: MPDGFVHSIKVPRLYKSASNVVREVRENGGSLKSLIYQQRHPNTSALYSLCLNTLQNEAQLNRLLKDTGILTKESRLDPWLAKIFITELLWGKKAINTECKPAQSVLKYETELREKLNSSSAIKALAPTNKTVRKPRYARVNTLLLPLNEAISSFVEEGWSLLPRCANYATHLTAVKNLTQPKFIQDFHIPELLIFPPNTTFHDHAGYQNGEIVLQDKASCFPANLLNPEPGSVVLDMCAAPGMKSSHLAALLNNQGKVYAVEIDERRYTTLCEQVKITSASCVETLNKDALTLETEDYSDVDYILVDPTCSGSGMLDRQLVHGKEECPPHRLKKLQAFQVFLLRHALLNFPNVKRVVYSTCSINPEENEQVVDEVLGNIGDAYKLVSIKNKFKNDWKNYSSPEYQCSDNCLYASSEQDLCNGFFVAVFERDFDVPLPEYKRRGSRVNKEQSQLTENGDLNDEKTGSARKRKKRGQRKSLSMSQNSAMNISSDSITIIDEVPNEDDSIKVYDGDKTVENDDDNENEDDDASQINGHGEENEDASPTKKIGKKRNRKIKRLSNTQKKKKI, encoded by the exons ATGCCTGACGGGTTCGTACACTCCATCAAAGTCCCAAGACTTTACAAATCCGCATCGAATGTTGTTCGAGAGGTTCGCGAGAATGGTGGCAGCCTTAAGTCGTTGATTTATCAACAAAGACATCCT AACACCTCTGCACTGTATTCGTTATGCTTGAATACATTGCAAAATGAGGCACAGTTGAATCGTCTTTTGAAAGATACTGGTATATTAACAAAAGAATCTCGTCTGGATCCATGGTTGGCAAAAATTTTTATAACTGAACTCCTGTGGGGTAAAAAGGCCATAAACACTGAGTGCAAGCCTGCTCAGTCTGTACTCAAATACGAGACAGAACTGCGGGAAAAATTGAATAGTTCTAGCGCTATAAAAGCACTTGCGCCAACTAACAAAACAG TGCGCAAACCGAGATACGCTCGTGTCAACACTTTGCTATTGCCATTGAACGAGGCGATATCTAGCTTCGTAGAGGAAGGATGGTCGCTTTTGCCAAGATGCGCGAATTATGCTACGCATCTTACCGCCGTGAAAAACTTAACACAGCCAAAGTTCATTCAAGATTTTCATATCCCAGAATTACTAATTTTTCCACCTAACACGACTTTCCACGATCATGCCGGGTATCAAAATGGAGAAATCGTTTTACAAGATAAG GCTAGTTGTTTCCCAGCTAATTTACTAAATCCTGAACCTGGTTCCGTGGTGCTGGACATGTGCGCTGCTCCAGGCATGAAGTCATCGCATTTAGCTGCTCTGTTAAACAATCAGGG GAAGGTTTACGCAGTGGAAATAGATGAACGACGATACACGACCTTGTGCGAACAGGTGAAAATTACTAGCGCTTCCTGTGTGGAGACTCTTAACAAGGATGCATTGACTTTGGAGACAGAAGACTACTCCGACGTGGATTATATCCTGGTTGACCCAACTTGTTCCGGTTCAG GCATGCTGGACAGACAATTGGTCCACGGGAAAGAAGAGTGTCCGCCACACCGTCTGAAAAAATTGCAAGCATTTCAAGTGTTCCTCTTGCGACACGCTCTCCTTAACTTCCCGAACGTGAAGAGGGTTGTGTACAGCACCTGTTCCATCAACCCGGAGGAGAACGAACAAGTAGTAGATGAAGTTCTTGGAAACATTGGAGACGCCTACAAATTGGTATCCATCAAGAACAAATTCAAGAACGACTGGAAGAATTACAGTTCACCGGAGTACCAATGCTCTGACAATTGCCTGTACGCAAGCTCTGAACAAGATTTATGCAATGGTTTCTTCGTTGCGGTGTTCGAGAGAGACTTCGACGTGCCTTTGCCGGAATACAAACGCAGAGGAAGCAGAGTGAATAAAGAACAGTCACAGTTGACAGAAAATGGCGATCTGAACGACGAGAAGACGGGTTCCGCCCGGAAACGGAAGAAGCGCGGACAGAGGAAAAGCTTGAGCATGAGTCAGAACAGCGCTatgaacatttcttccgattcAATCACGATCATCGACGAGGTACCGAACGAAGACGATAGCATTAAAGTGTATGACGGCGACAAAACTGTTGAAAATGACGATGATAATGAGAACGAAGATGACGATGCCAGTCAAATCAATGGACATGGCGAAGAGAATGAAGATGCTTCCCCgacgaaaaaaattggaaagaaacGGAACCGCAAGATCAAAAGATTGTCTAATacacaaaagaagaaaaagatctAA
- the Dcx-emap gene encoding doublecortin-domain-containing echinoderm-microtubule-associated protein isoform X2 → MSDSFEVISLPADMLQPASYGKKNNTWYTSPSGGGSRGGAGVGGSVGGWQSRPPAVASLSRKASITDEAPPPGGGKPSSGRVIRIVNNHDHTVQCRVLLNLRTSQPFEEVLEDLGQVLKMNGAKRMFTVSGQEVRSFSQLRNEFADVDTFYLGTGSGIGIVGTVTASPARRSRSRGPPTVVEDIGRQRRARSKSRPRALYAPDSDVVRVNDYSVVEVLRDEPARVTIRGLRRSFYPPSHLPPVDNSPPDKKLQLEWVYGYRGTDTRRNLWVLPSGELLYYVAAVAVLFDREENAQRHYVGHTEDITCMEVHPSRELVASGQKAGRHRKAQPHVRIWSTETLLTLYVFGMTEFQMGVSALAFSQLNGGSYVLAVDAGREAILSVWQWQWGHLLGKVATMQEDLTGAAFHPLDDNLLITHGRGHLTFWNRRKDGFFERTDIIKPPSRTHVTSIQFEQDGDVVTADSDGFITVYSVDADGAYFVRMEFEAHNKGISSLVMLSEGTLLSGGEKDRKIAAWDSLQNYKRITDTKLPEAVGGVRSIYPQRPGRNDGNIYVGTTRNNILEGSLQRRFNQVVFGHGRQLWGLAVHPDDEVFATAGHDKNIALWRRHKLLWTTQVGFECICIAFHPFGVALAAGSSEGHLLVLAADTGTAVATLRVCGSPLSCIGYNPTGEIVAMGSQNGSVYLFRVSRDGFSYKKSNKIRGTQPLVQLDWSSDSRFLQTVTQDYDLVFWDVKALSSEKSPLVMKDVKWYTHNCMVGYMVSGMWNNRYYPLTTVLTTSSRSAAHDMLVSGDAEGYLRLFRYPCTSAKAEYVEEKVYSSLVACARFLYNDQNVVTVGGTDAALMLWELVDE, encoded by the exons ATGAGCGATTCCTTCGAAGTCATTTCGCTGCCGGCCGATATGTTGCAG CCGGCCAGCTACGGAAAGAAGAACAACACCTGGTACACCAGTCCAAGTGGCGGAGGAAGCAGGGGTGGAGCAGGTGTCGGAGGCAGTGTCGGAGGCTGGCAGAGCAGACCACCTGCGGTGGCGAGTCTCAGCAGGAAAGCTTCCATCACCGACGAAGCACCACCCCCGGGGGGCGGAAAACCTTCCTCCGGACGCGTCATACGAATCGTCAACAACCACGACCACACCGTCCAG TGCCGCGTCTTGTTGAACCTCCGCACCTCGCAGCCATTCGAGGAGGTACTGGAGGACCTTGGACAGGTGCTGAAGATGAATGGGGCCAAGAGGATGTTCACAGTTTCAGGTCAAGAG GTGAGGAGCTTCTCCCAGCTGAGGAACGAGTTCGCGGACGTGGACACGTTCTACCTGGGTACGGGATCCGGAATAGGTATAGTTGGCACGGTGACAGCGTCTCCAGCTAGGAGATCGAGGTCGAGGGGACCTCCCACCGTGGTGGAGGACATAGGCCGTCAACGACGCGCTCGCAGCAAGAGCAGACCCCGGGCTTTGTACGCCCCTGACTCCGACGTCGTCCGAGTAAACG ATTACAGCGTGGTGGAGGTGTTGCGCGACGAGCCGGCCCGAGTGACGATCAGGGGGCTCAGACGATCGTTTTATCCACCATCGCACCTACCACCGGTGGATAACTCGCCGCCGGATAAGAAGCTGCAGCTCGAGTGGGTTTACGGGTATCGGGGGACCGATACGCGAAGAAATCTCTGGGTCCTGCCCAGCGGAGAGCTCCTCTATTACGTCGCTGCCGTGGCTGTTCTCTTCGACAGAGAGGAAAATGCACAACGGCACTACGTCGGCCACACGGAGGACATCACCTGCATGGAG GTTCACCCGAGCAGAGAGCTGGTGGCGTCGGGACAAAAAGCCGGCAGACACAGGAAAGCGCAGCCACACGTTCGCATATGGTCGACAGAGACCCTGCTTACCCTTTACGTGTTCGGGATGACTGAGTTCCAGATGGGCGTCTCGGCGTTGGCGTTTTCGCAGCTG AATGGGGGCAGTTACGTGTTGGCGGTCGACGCTGGCAGGGAGGCGATACTCTCGGTGTGGCAGTGGCAGTGGGGACATTTGTTGGGCAAAGTGGCG ACTATGCAAGAGGACCTGACCGGAGCTGCGTTTCATCCTCTTGACGATAATCTCTTGATCACGCACGGTCGGGGACACCTGACCTTCTGGAACCGGAGGAAAGATGGGTTCTTTGAGAGGACCGATATTATTAAACCA CCGTCCCGTACCCACGTGACGAGCATCCAGTTCGAGCAGGACGGAGACGTCGTGACGGCGGACAGCGACGGTTTCATCACCGTCTACTCGGTGGATGCTGACGGCGCCTATTTCGTTCGAATGGAGTTCGAAGCGCACAACAAGGGCATCAGCTCCCTCGTCATGTTGTCAGAAGGCACTCTGCTCTCTggcggagaaaaggaccgcaaaATTGCAGCGTGGGATTCTCTGCAGAATTATAAACGCATCACCGACACGAAG CTACCGGAAGCTGTAGGCGGTGTCCGTAGCATCTATCCCCAGCGACCTGGACGGAACGATGGAAACATATACGTGGGAACCACGAGGAACAATATTCTGGAAGGTTCTCTTCAGAGAAGATTCAACCAGGTTGTCTTCGGCCATGGTAGACAGCTGTGGGGACTCGCTGTGCATCCTGATGACGAGGTGTTCGCCACAGCTGGTCACGACAAGAATATTGCTTTGTGGAGGAGGCACAAGCTTCTGTGGACGACGCAG GTGGGTTTCGAATGCATCTGCATAGCATTCCATCCCTTCGGAGTGGCCCTAGCTGCCGGATCCTCCGAGGGCCACCTTCTGGTCCTCGCAGCAGATACTGGAACTGCTGTAGCTACCCTCAGAGTTTGCGGATCACCGTTGTCCTGCATCGGCTACAATCCAA CCGGAGAGATAGTGGCAATGGGATCTCAGAACGGCAGCGTGTACCTCTTCAGAGTGTCCAGAGACGGGTTCTCGTACAAGAAGAGCAACAAAATCCGGGGAACGCAGCCGCTGGTCCAATTAGACTGGAGTTCGGACAGCAGGTTCCTTCAGACTGTCACTCAGGACTACGACCTAGTATTCT GGGACGTGAAAGCTTTATCTTCGGAAAAGAGTCCGCTGGTCATGAAGGACGTGAAGTGGTACACCCACAATTGCATGGTGGGCTACATGGTGTCTG GAATGTGGAACAATCGTTACTACCCCCTAACAACCGTGCTAACGACGTCGAGCAGATCAGCGGCGCACGATATGCTGGTCAGCGGGGACGCAGAGGGCTACCTGAGACTGTTCAGGTACCCTTGCACCAGCGCAAAAGCCGAGTACGTCGAAGAGAAGGTGTACAGCTCGCTGGTGGCTTGCGCCAGGTTTCTCTACAACGATCAGAACGTGGTCACCGTCGGTGGAACCGACGCCGCGCTGATGCTCTGGGAGCTggtcgacgaataa